The following are encoded in a window of Sminthopsis crassicaudata isolate SCR6 chromosome 3, ASM4859323v1, whole genome shotgun sequence genomic DNA:
- the LOC141560055 gene encoding uncharacterized protein LOC141560055 isoform X1, with amino-acid sequence MCLQLSGSQEPEGMGPGSLRPPSQEVVTFKDVAVDFTQEEWGLLDPSQRELYKEVMVENARNLLSLGLPVLREEVVSYLEQREASWMLDQEGLRSYSAGEIRLGMKEATANNLHDIHSAVKTHMERFTGDGYSDFTWRENCASHERIQTQEKHYECNQWGRAFRQKGSFIVHRRTHAGEKPYVCNQCGKAFRQKGSLIVHQRTHTGEKPYVCNHCGKAFRQKRDLIVHQRTHTGEKPYVCNQCGKAFRQKRDLIVHQRIHTGEKPYVCNQCGRAFREKKCLNRHQRTHTGEKPYVCNHCGKAFRQKRDLIVHQRIHTGEKPFVCNQCGRAFRENKCLNSHQRTHTGEKPHKCNQCERAFRKKDSLIKHQRTHTGEQPHECNQCGKAFTRQGDLIEHQRTHTGEKPYVCNQCGRAFRQKRSLIVHQRTHIGEKPYVCNQCGRAFREEGALTVHQRTHTRENPYECNQCGKAFSEKKCLNRHQRTHTGEKPYECNHCGKAYRQKGDLIGHQRTHTGEKPFVCNQCGRAFREKKCLNIHQRTHTGEKPYVCNQCGKAFRQKGSLIVHQRTHTGEKPYKCNQCGKAFRKKDSLIVHQRTHTGEQPHECNHCGKTFRHKTSLTGHQRIHTGERPYKCNQCGKAFTQKGALIEHQRTHTGEKPYVCNQCAKAFRKKGALIVHQRIHTGEKPYVCN; translated from the exons GGCTTCCAGTTCTCAGAGAAGAGGTGGTCTCTTATTTGGAGCAAAGGGAAGCATCCTGGATGCTGGACCAAGAAGGCCTCAGGAGCTACTCTGCAG gAGAGATCAGACTTGGAATGAAGGAAGCTACAGCAAACAATCTACATGACATTCATTCTGCGGTCAAAACTCACATGGAAAGATTCACTGGTGATGGTTACTCAGACTTTACTTGGAGAGAAAACTGTGCATCACATGAGAGAATccagactcaagagaaacattatgaatgtaaccaatgggGAAGGGCCTTTAGACAAAAGGGATCTTTTATTGTACATCGGAGAACCCAcgctggagagaaaccttatgtatgtaaccagtgtggaaaggcctttagaCAAAAGGGAtctcttattgtacatcagagaacccatactggagagaaaccttatgtaTGTAACcactgtggaaaggcttttagacaaAAGAGAgatcttattgtacatcagagaacccacactggagagaaaccttatgtatgtaaccaatgtggaaaggcttttagacaaAAGAGAgatcttattgtacatcagagaatccacactggagagaaaccttatgtatgtaaccagtgtggaagggcctttagagaaaagaaatgtcTTAATAGACATCAgagaacccacactggagagaaaccttatgtaTGTAACcactgtggaaaggcttttagacaaAAGAGAgatcttattgtacatcagagaatccacactggagagaaaccttttgtatgtaaccagtgtggaaggGCCTTTAGAGAAAACAAATGTCTCAATAGCCATCAgagaacccacactggagagaagcctcaTAAGTGTAACCAATGTGAAAGGGCTTTTAGAAAGAAGGACTCTCTTATTAAACATCAgagaacccacactggagagCAACCtcatgaatgtaaccagtgtggaaaggcttttacacgACAGGGAGATCTTATTGAACATCAGCgaacccacactggagagaaaccttatgtatgtaaccagtgtggaaggGCCTTTAGACAAAAGAGAtctcttattgtacatcagagaacccacattggagagaaaccttatgtatgtaaccagtgtggaaggGCCTTTAGAGAAGAGGGagctcttactgtacatcagagaacccACACTAGAGAGAatccttatgaatgtaaccagtgtggaaaggcttttagcgAAAAGAAATGTCTTAATAGACATCAgagaacccacactggagagaaaccttatgaatgtaaccactGTGGAAAGGCTTATAGACAAAAGGGAGACCTTATTGGACATCAgagaacccacactggagagaaaccttttgtatgtaaccagtgtggaaggGCCTTTAGAGAGAAGAAATGTCTTAATATCCATCAgagaacccacactggagagaagccttatgtatgtaaccagtgtggaaaggcttttagacaaAAGGGATCTCTTATAGTACATCAgagaacccacactggagagaagccttataagtgtaaccaatgtggaaaggcttttagaaagAAGGATtctcttattgtacatcagagaactcacactggagagcaACCTCATGAATGTAACCATTGTGGAAAAACTTTTAGGCATAAGACAAGTCTTActggacatcagagaatccacactggagaaagaCCCTataaatgtaaccagtgtggaaaggcttttacacaaAAGGGAGCTCTTATTGAACATCAgagaacccacactggagagaaaccttatgtaTGTAACCAATGTGCAAAAGCTTTTAGAAAGAAGGGAgctcttattgtacatcagagaatccacactggagagaagccgtATGTATGTAACTag